In Paenibacillus sonchi, the genomic stretch TCACTTAGAGAATTATGCCGGTGCAGGCCATCCGCATCCGAGCTCACGCCTCCGGTCAGCGCATCCCAATTGCTGCCGTACGCAATATTGGACAGCTCATCTCCCAGCCCCAGCTTCCATCTGCCGTCCGTTTCGTTCCAGACCAGCCTGGCGCTCGGTTTCTGCTTCCCCCGGTAGACGTCAATGCTGCTCTGGTTCAAGATGGAGCCGTTGCTTTCGGATTTGTTCAGTTCAATCCGGTTGCTGGCGACAACCAGATCTACTTTGTCCACATAGGTGGTCTTGCCCTTTACCGTCAGGTTGCCCTCGATGGTAGCAGAGCCGCCCACATTCAGATCAGCCTTGAGCTCAGCATTGCCCTGGCCCTTCAGGGTTCCGCCAATCTCCAGACTCCCGGAAGCAGACACCTTCCCCTGTTCATCGGCGGAGAGGATCGTTCCCCCTGACGGTGTGCTGAGCGCACTGTGCTTGTGTGCCGCATCGGCCAGCGAGCCGTTCGTCAGTGAATCCCATTTGGTTCCATACGGAATGTCGGACATGCTGCCTTCGAGTCCGATTTTCCACTTGCGCTCCGCCTCATTCCATTCCATACGGGCTTTCGGATTCTTTATGCCCCGGTATACGTCCAGGCCCCCTTTACTGCCAAGCACTGCATCATTGTCTGCCTTGTTCACGGTCAGGAAGCTGTCCGCCACCTCCTGCTCCACTTTCTTGACGACTACCTCTTCTTCCCTGACAATCAGCTTGTTGACCGTAAGCGTCTCGCCGACCATCAGCTCATGCGGAATATTTACATTTCCGTCAGCACCAATTTCCAGGGCCAGCAGGCTTTTATCCTCATTATGGAATTGTCTGTGGGTATGCAGGGCATCCGCGTTGCCGGTTCCGCCGGTCAGCTCTTCCCACTGCTTCCCGTCCGGGATATCCGTCATGTCTCCGTTTGCCGTGCCGATCTGCCAGGACTTCGCCTTCTCGTTCCAGGCAATCTTGGCATTAGGCAGTGTCTCTCCCGGAAGACCTCCAGCCCGTCCTGCTTGGACACCAGGCTCCCTGACACGGTCAGTGTCTGGTCGATCTGGATGTTGCCCTGCGCATCGGTGCGGAGAGCCGGCTTCCCGTCCGCCGAATGCAGCTGACTGTGGGAATGCAGGCCATCGGCAAGTGAGCCGCCATGCAGCTGCTCCCACTCTGCTCCATAGGCGACATGGAACATGCCGCTGGCCGCATCCCCTCCTTCACATCGGTTCCAATCATCCACCCTTTGCTCTTTTCATCCCACAGCAGCTTGGCGCTGGGCTCGTCCTTGCGGATGACTTCAAAGCCGCTATTGTTCTCCTTACTGGCATTTTTGTTGAGCGTAACCATATTTCCGCCCACCATGACCTGAGGCACATCCAGTACAGCCATGCCTCCGCTGACTTCAATCCCGCTTTTGGCAGAGAAAGATCCGGCTACGGCAACGGAACCCGACATATCCACGTCCCCGGAATCATTAACCTTGAACACCTGCTCACTGCCGGCAGTGACAGCAAGCTCGCCGTTTACATCCAAGGCTCCGTAGGAGCTGATCGCACCGGTTCTCAGATTGCCCGTAAATTCAGTCAAGGCTGCGTGAACATTGAGCTTGTTTCCCTCTTTTCCATCCTCTTTAACGGAGTTGCTCAAGAAGGGCTGGTCCGGATCATCCTTGGATCCGACAATAATTTTGTCAGCCTTAAGCGTTTCTCCGCCTATGGCTCTGGTTACAAGTTGCGTTCCGTCCACGTCAGTATCATAAATCTGGTCGATGCTAAGCGCTCCGTCCTGATTATGCTTCAGGGTTACACGGCCTAACAGGATGTCCTTGCGCACATCCTTAGGCTTCAGGGAGCTGGCCTTGATATCCGCTTTTTCCCACACATGAATTTTTTCCCGCCCCCCTTGAGCAGGTCGGGGTCTGCCAGCTCTTCCATGTAGCTGACTGAAATATAGATCTGATCCGAGGTGCTGTATCCGGACAGATCCAGCACACGATTCGGATGGGTGTCACTGACCAGAATTTCCTGGCTGATCTCTTCATTGTTGTCCGGGTCCGTGATCCGGTTCAGGGCAAACCCCGGATCAATCTCTACTTTGGTCAGCTCTTTTGGATTGACCTTAAGCCCGGTGACGACCCCCAATTATGGAAATAACGGTTATGCAGCCCGCGTGCGCGCTTATGATAATCCTGATCCAGTGTTAAGTCCTCTTCCTTAAGCAGCAGCCCGTTGAAATAATTCATGCGTTTCATATCCTTTGGCACAATCCCACTCCTCCCGGCTTTCATAGTTACAGCTTATTCAGTCTTGAACGGACTCCTCTTCGCCGGCAGACAATTCCTCCAGCACCTGGATGGCCCCGCTGATCCGTGTCATGGCATACCCCAGATTGCTGCGTTTCTCATCCAGCTCCTGCATCATTTGCCGGCCGGATTCGAGTTCTGCCTTCAGTTCATTCATGCGCGCTTCCAGTTGTTCCTTCATCATTTCATCCTCCAATTTTTAGGCACCCTGCAGGGTTGCGATTTGTTTTTGCATTCTGGTTATAGCCTTCTGCTGGTCTTTCACCACACTGGTCAGAACGGCGATGATATCCATCCCGCTGATGGCCCGCTGGTCAGGGTCGGCCAGAACCGCCGGCACCTCTTCAGCGATAAAACCAAGCGTTTTTTCCTTCGTGCTTCCTTTGTATTTAAAAGAAACCGGGTTCAGCCCGTCGAGCAGCTGCTTCGCTTCTTTGACGGGAATATCGGCGATGTTGTCCTTCAGCTCGCGTGAGGACCACCAGTACATGCTGCCGTTGGCATAGACACCGCCGCTGGCATGAAGATAAATGCGGTCCCCGGCATCATTGGATACACCGATATCCAGCACGCAGTTTTCCCCGCTGGTCGGGTAGAACTTGATCCAAGCCGAGTCGCCGCTGCCGCCGCCGGGATCGGAAGGGAAGATAATCCCGTTATTGCCGCTGCCCGCACTGGGGATCAGGGCATTTTTCACTTCAAGGCTGCTGTGAACCGAGGCGTACGACCAGTCATTTCCATAATTGAGCACCAGGTGGTTTCCATTATCCACCAAGGCTCTGCCGGGAGCTCCACGGCGTCCGGAATAGCCGATGTAGAAGTCAGCACAGCGTACATACGCCGCAAAATTATCTGCTACATCCAGCTTTTTAAATCTTCCGTCGAAGTTGAACACATCGGTCTTGATGCTTCCTGTGATCTGCAGATCCCCTGCAATGCGGGCGCTTCCGTTCACCTGCAGGAATCCGTTCACATCCAGCTGATCCCAGACCGCAACCTTCCGTTTGCCGTCCGGGAGGACGAGTTGCCGATCAGCATCAAGGATTTGTAAGTGGTGGTATCATTGCTGATCTCCGCCTGATTATGAGCCTGATCCGGGAATCCCGACCAGGCCGAGGTGAAGCGGATCGGATTCTTGCCGCTCAGGACACGCAGCTCCCCGGCCACATCCAGCTTATCTGCCGGGGTCAGTGTTCCGACGCCTACATTGCCGGAGGCATTCAGCGAGATGTGGTCATTGGCATCATTGGAGGTGCCAATCTCCAGCGTGCAATCCTCGCCGATGCGGGGATAATATTTGATCCATGCCAGATCTGCACCGCCGCCGCCCGGATTCGCCGGGAAGATGATGCCGTTGTGCTCGCCTTTGCCTGCACTTGGAATGATTTCCTGGGCAGTCTGCATAACACCGTTCACGTACAGAAATCCGTTCACATCGAGGCGGTCCCAGATGGCAACCTTTCTTCCCTGTCCGGCTGACTGGTTGCCTACAATCATCAGTGCTTTGTGATTGGTAATGTCATTGCTGATCTCTGCGCCGTTAATCTGATTGTCCGGAAATCCCGACCACACAGAGGTGAAGCGGACAGGATTCCTGCCGCTGAGGATACGCAGGCTGCCGTCGATATCCAGGGAATCCTCCAGCGCCTTCCGGGGGCCGATTCCGACATAGCCGGCCTTGTTCCAGGAGAGGACCGGCCGGTCGGTCCGGGACCCGTCGCTGTTGGCCGTTCTAGTGCCCAGAACCCCGCCGCTGTTCCCGAATAATACAGGCCCGTCCACTTCAGATGCGGCAAAAGGCTTGCCGGCTCCGAACCAGCCGAGACCATGCGAGCTGTCAATCGTGTCCGGGTTCGTACCCTTAAGCCAGAAGGTTGCCCCGTCCTTGAGCGCCAGATCCGCATCGCTGAACAGCTTGCCGGAGCTGTTGAAGCCAAACGACGATCCGCCCGGCGACGACAGCTTGCTGTGTCTGTGCAGCAGGTCGGCGAACTCATATTTGATCAGGCTGTCCCACTCGTTGCCGTAGGCAATTTTTTTGAGATCGGTGCCAAGTCCGGCCTTGAAGCATTGATCGGCCTCCACCCATACAATCCGGGCATCATGGATGCCTCCGTCGCCACGGTATACCTCAAGCCCGCCATCCCGCGGTCCCGGAAACTCATAATCTGGATCATCCGTGTTGGGACTGTTGACCTCCACGAAGCTGTTCATAATCCGCATTTCACTTTGCGATTTATCCTTGCTCTGCAGAATAAGCTCACCCTGGAGCGTTAAATCTCCGGCGATGTTAAGCGCCCCGGTAAAACGCGTCTCCGGTGCGCTGACCTCCAGCACCTTGCCTTCCTGGAGCGTATATACCGCAGGCATACCAGCCAGCGTTTCTTCATTCAGCTCCATATTGTCGATGCTGTCTTCGCTTTTTGCTTTGATAATCAGCTTCTCTGTAACCATCTTTTTGCCCGCTGCACCTGCGTAGGTCCGGAGCGGCGTACGGGCAACGTCACTGTCGTAGTCGAAAATACATGCGCTGTCGATTACGATTCCATTGCTGTCCTTGCGCGGGACGATCCGGGCGAGAACAATATGTTCAGAGCTGTCAGGCTTCTTGGTACCGTGGCTGATCCGTCCCCGCTCCCAGATATGAATCTTCTCTCCCTGGCCCCGCTCAATATTGCGGTCAGTCTCCATCTCTTCATAGCTGACCCAAATATAGATGGTCTCGTTGGCGTTATATTCGGACAGATCCACCGGATTGTCGGGATGTCCCTCATAGATGAGGATTTCCTGGCTGATGCTCTCTTTCTTCTTCGTCGCAGCATCTTCAATCACTACCTGATTCAAAGCCAGCCCTTCGGCTATCTTTACCTTCATGTATTCTCCGGGATCCAGCACAGGAAGCACCTTCAGCCCGCAGACAATGCCCCAGGTATGCAGGTAACGGTTATGCAGCCGCTGCAAACGCAGGTAGAAATTCTGGTCCAGCTTGTAATCTTCCGCATTCAGGAAGAGCCCGTCAAAGTAACGCATTCTTGCAAATTCTTTTCCCATGATTTACTTGCCTCCGTTCTCTATCTTCTAATTCTCTGTCATACCCCCGAGCAAGGTCTCCATTCCAACACGCCCGTACACCCCCAGGCACATTTTCGGAACTTCAATATTCAAGCTGGAATTGGTGTAAAAAGGTTTTTCCTTCCGGATCACCTCTTGCAGAATTTGCACTTTGTTCTGCAGGATGCTCCGGCTGTATGCGGGAAGGATGACATGAACGGAGAAATAGCTCGGCTCCGCCGCCCCCACCATGGTATTGATTCCTACACGCTGCCCGATGCCGCAGCGGACAGGCTCTTCGTAATCATTGATCTGAATGGCGGCCTCTTCTCCCGCGTAGACCTGCAAATATTCCGCCAGCCCGTCCAGCGTTCCGCGTTTTTTGTAGAGCTGGACAATGCTGCTGATCAGATTGCGGTTGACGGTGCTGCGGGCCGCAGGAAGCGGGAGAATCTGCATAGGGGCAAGCGCACGGTCCCGGTTATCCTGTTCCCCGTCATATTCGAGGCCTTCTTCCAGCTCCAGGCCTACCCAGCCTGCGAGCCAGGGCAGAAACTGGGAGGGGGC encodes the following:
- a CDS encoding tail fiber domain-containing protein gives rise to the protein MNGFLQVNGSARIAGDLQITGSIKTDVFNFDGRFKKLDVADNFAAYVRCADFYIGYSGRRGAPGRALVDNGNHLVLNYGNDWSYASVHSSLEVKNALIPSAGSGNNGIIFPSDPGGGSGDSAWIKFYPTSGENCVLDIGVSNDAGDRIYLHASGGVYANGSMYWWSSRELKDNIADIPVKEAKQLLDGLNPVSFKYKGSTKEKTLGFIAEEVPAVLADPDQRAISGMDIIAVLTSVVKDQQKAITRMQKQIATLQGA
- a CDS encoding phage tail protein — encoded protein: MLSGKTGAAGEESVGIEALLDGLHQYFDPGRAPSQFLPWLAGWVGLELEEGLEYDGEQDNRDRALAPMQILPLPAARSTVNRNLISSIVQLYKKRGTLDGLAEYLQVYAGEEAAIQINDYEEPVRCGIGQRVGINTMVGAAEPSYFSVHVILPAYSRSILQNKVQILQEVIRKEKPFYTNSSLNIEVPKMCLGVYGRVGMETLLGGMTEN